TTTCTGTTAATACTTGATACGGTGTAATGGCAATAAACATCTAATTCACTCCAAATAAAAAAGCGCTATTTTTCTATATAGAAAAATAGCGCAAAAATTAGCTTCTTTAGATACGCCACTTTCCTACGCCAGTATGAACTGGATCAGGTTCAGGGAATCCCAAAGTCACTACTTTAGTCTCAGCCTCTAATTAAGGCACTTCCAGTGGTTCATATTTAATTATTAACTTTATTGTACATATATTAATCAGAATGTTCAAATAGAAAAATAAATTTATCGCGTTCAGTGATAATTTGCGTTTACCCTTTGTAGAAAAGGGAATTATGAAAATAACAAATTACACTCAAAGTGTATTCTGATTTTCTAGAAATTTTATAACAAAAGGGTGGGATGAGAAATGGCTACACTAATTTTTTTAATTTCGTTAATCATCATTGCGACGTTATATTACTTTTTAAGAAGAAAATATATCGCCGATTTTAAAAGCAGAAGAAAGGTTCGGAAGCGAGAACAGCGACTGAAAGAATTAATTAATAGTGCTTTTAAGATAGAACGACTAGAATTAATTGAAGAAAGGCAAAGTGATGTAAAGTTAAAATACAACAAAAGAGCAATCGCCGTTAATCCCGATCACATTATTAAAGTAGATAATACAGAAGATGAACGCATTGAAATAAAATATGAATTACCAAATGAAATTACAAAAGAAGAAGTATTTGATTTTATAATTGAAAATAGTAATTTCTATATTACTAATGAAAGATATAACAAACTCAATACGAAACAAGCATAAGTGGATGGAGGTCATAGTATGATACCTGTAGTTAAAGCATATACAAATGAGAAAGACTTAGAAGCGGATATTAACACATTAAAAGACCAAGGGATTAGTCAAAAAGATATTTATATATTAACAGAAAACGAAGCACATACAGAACGTATTGTAGAAGAAACAGAATATAAAAATATTAATTATAATCGAAAAAGTATTGGCGGTTTTGAGTATAAAGAGGACGAATTGTTACGGAAGTTAGAAGTACTCAATGTCGCTAAACCAGAAGCAGAACGATATGTAGAAGATATTAAACAAGGAAAAGTAATATTGATTGTAACTGATCAAAGAATCAAAGGGGTGTTATAACAAAAAATCCGAGGCTGAATGCCTCGGATTTTTTGTTTATTAAACTTTTAAAATACTACGAAATCCTCTAGCAGCATAATAAGAATCGGCGCCATTATGGTACGTGAATACAGTATCGTAACGGAAGTCACAGAATAAT
The Mammaliicoccus sp. Dog046 genome window above contains:
- a CDS encoding general stress protein, giving the protein MIPVVKAYTNEKDLEADINTLKDQGISQKDIYILTENEAHTERIVEETEYKNINYNRKSIGGFEYKEDELLRKLEVLNVAKPEAERYVEDIKQGKVILIVTDQRIKGVL